Proteins from a genomic interval of Desulfurobacterium sp. TC5-1:
- the hisB gene encoding imidazoleglycerol-phosphate dehydratase HisB, giving the protein MRKAEVRRKTEETDIKIRIDLDGVGKYKINTDIPFLSHMLELFSKHGGFDLEITAAGDVEVDHHHLIEDVGIVMGEAFSEALGDKRGIKRYGSFILPMDETLVMVAVDLSGRPYFIYNNFPEMKVLNGIEFDLWREFWKSFAFSLKCNLHMNLFYGLNLHHIAEASFKAVARSLKEAVSIDERFKNSIPSTKGII; this is encoded by the coding sequence TTGCGAAAGGCGGAAGTTAGAAGGAAGACGGAGGAAACGGACATAAAAATAAGAATAGACCTTGATGGTGTGGGAAAATACAAGATTAATACGGACATTCCTTTCCTTTCTCATATGCTTGAGCTTTTTTCTAAACATGGAGGTTTTGATTTAGAAATAACTGCAGCTGGGGATGTTGAAGTTGATCATCACCATCTCATAGAGGATGTGGGAATCGTGATGGGTGAAGCTTTTAGTGAGGCTTTGGGAGATAAAAGAGGGATTAAAAGGTACGGTAGTTTTATCCTTCCTATGGATGAAACGCTTGTGATGGTTGCGGTTGACCTTTCAGGAAGGCCGTACTTTATTTACAACAACTTTCCTGAGATGAAAGTGCTTAACGGAATTGAGTTTGACTTGTGGAGAGAGTTCTGGAAATCTTTTGCATTTTCATTAAAGTGCAATCTTCATATGAATTTATTTTATGGATTGAATCTTCATCACATTGCGGAAGCTTCTTTTAAGGCTGTTGCAAGGAGCTTAAAGGAAGCTGTTTCTATTGATGAACGTTTTAAGAATAGCATACC
- the dprA gene encoding DNA-processing protein DprA, translated as MEILYALAFYFKKGIGLKTIKKLIDRYGSFEIAFRSGEFDLREELLRAEKEIKKAQTSGVKIVSFTEKAYPSILKKISAPPPVLYIKGEIKDGFSISIVGSRKCSSYGRKIAYQLASFLVSHGVSVVSGLAYGIDTAAHKGAVESKGVTYAVLGCGIDINYPSGNRNLRERILEEGGALISEFPFGTPPSKENFPRRNRIISGLSVATVVVEANENSGALITAGFALEQGRDVFVVPGNIDSVFSRGSNRLLKEGATPIVDFEDIFEELPYLKTEENHHCGIDDKFQPIIDVLLKGDAHIDKIVAESGLPYCEVITLLFELESEGVIRSDGNRYFLVKGGNFAKGGS; from the coding sequence ATGGAAATTTTGTATGCTCTTGCCTTTTATTTTAAGAAAGGTATAGGTCTAAAAACAATAAAGAAGCTTATAGATAGATATGGAAGTTTTGAAATAGCTTTCAGGTCTGGAGAGTTTGATTTAAGGGAGGAACTTTTAAGGGCAGAGAAAGAAATTAAAAAAGCACAAACATCGGGTGTAAAAATAGTTTCTTTTACAGAAAAGGCTTATCCTTCCATCTTGAAAAAAATATCAGCTCCGCCGCCCGTACTTTACATTAAAGGGGAGATAAAAGATGGTTTCTCCATTTCTATTGTGGGTTCAAGGAAGTGTTCTTCTTACGGTAGGAAGATTGCCTATCAGCTTGCATCATTTCTTGTTTCACATGGTGTGTCGGTAGTTAGTGGGCTTGCTTACGGGATAGATACGGCAGCTCATAAAGGGGCAGTGGAATCTAAAGGTGTTACCTACGCTGTGCTTGGTTGTGGTATAGATATAAATTATCCTTCCGGGAATAGGAATTTGAGAGAGAGGATTCTTGAAGAGGGTGGTGCTTTGATTTCAGAGTTTCCATTTGGTACACCACCTTCAAAAGAAAATTTTCCAAGGAGGAATAGGATAATAAGTGGCCTTTCTGTTGCTACGGTTGTTGTTGAAGCTAATGAAAATAGTGGCGCGCTTATAACAGCTGGTTTTGCCCTTGAGCAGGGTAGAGATGTATTTGTTGTACCCGGCAATATTGATTCTGTTTTCAGTAGGGGAAGTAATAGACTTTTAAAGGAAGGAGCAACGCCTATTGTTGATTTTGAGGATATATTTGAAGAACTTCCTTACCTTAAAACTGAGGAAAACCATCATTGCGGAATAGATGATAAATTTCAGCCAATTATTGATGTTCTTTTGAAGGGGGATGCTCATATTGATAAAATAGTTGCAGAAAGTGGACTTCCTTACTGTGAAGTTATTACGCTACTTTTTGAGCTTGAGTCAGAGGGTGTTATTAGATCTGATGGAAATAGATATTTTTTAGTTAAAGGAGGTAATTTTGCGAAAGGCGGAAGTTAG
- a CDS encoding adenylate/guanylate cyclase domain-containing protein, whose translation MRKFLASFLFFMFSLFLTFIIYFFKVPPFYSFSLRVMDMFYAFNLSRPSNEVTLILVDEKSVNRFGRWPWDRRLIARGLENLKDARVVALDMVFSEKTSDIKDEVLANTIAKLNNVVCGFFLRGKATENPSDDILDVLSDSALLKVPQELAVPMYSFAEANIEFITNSCYLSGTLNVEGDEDGIIRHYPLLSVFLGDVYPSLGLQALRLYLRKDFNVTDKYIWIDGEKLPVKDVLLNFYHIADYYKHVYSFSDLYDKKIPENAIKNKIVVLGISEAGITDIKPSSIGYIPGPFFHYTFLSNFLNRDFVFPSVGFDLIFMIFSGIMIIFIFHFTESVYLRALEYLCLIFLLVIASILCYVLKLYFPNIFQILLFVVFFIILNEVFFIAKKSREARFIKSMFDTYVSPALLKIMVQHPEKLKLGGEKREISVLFADIRGFTTISEKLRPEKLVELLNLILTPLTDVVLKNSGTLDKYIGDAIMAIWNAPLNVDKHPEKAVVSGWEMIETLKNLNKELRNKGFPEIKIGIGINTGSAVVGNMGSSQRFDYTAIGDTVNLASRIEGLNKVYGTCILASENSVKQVDFSNHSFFPVEIDSVTVKGKEQPVRIYTFLKRTAENFRLKEKYEKALELYRRGEFKRALKRFDEISHFPPAVEMVRRCRILIEHPPQNWNGVFHMKTK comes from the coding sequence TTGAGGAAGTTTTTAGCCTCATTTCTTTTTTTTATGTTTTCCCTTTTTCTCACTTTTATTATCTATTTTTTTAAGGTTCCTCCTTTTTATTCATTTTCTTTAAGAGTTATGGATATGTTTTATGCTTTCAACTTATCAAGGCCTTCAAATGAAGTAACACTCATCTTGGTAGATGAGAAAAGTGTTAATAGATTTGGAAGGTGGCCTTGGGATAGAAGGCTGATTGCCAGGGGTTTAGAAAATCTCAAAGACGCTCGAGTTGTAGCATTAGATATGGTTTTCTCTGAGAAGACTTCAGATATAAAAGATGAAGTGCTTGCAAATACTATAGCTAAGCTTAATAATGTTGTTTGTGGTTTTTTTCTTAGAGGAAAGGCAACAGAAAATCCTTCAGATGATATTTTAGATGTTCTTTCAGATTCTGCTTTATTAAAAGTTCCGCAGGAATTGGCTGTTCCTATGTATTCTTTTGCTGAAGCGAATATTGAGTTTATTACAAATAGTTGCTATTTATCCGGTACGTTAAATGTTGAGGGAGATGAAGATGGAATAATAAGACACTATCCTCTTTTGTCTGTCTTTTTAGGAGATGTTTATCCTTCTTTAGGACTCCAGGCTTTAAGGTTATACTTGCGAAAAGATTTTAATGTTACTGATAAATATATATGGATAGATGGAGAAAAACTGCCTGTAAAAGATGTTCTTTTAAATTTTTACCATATTGCTGACTATTATAAACATGTGTATTCATTTTCTGATCTTTATGATAAAAAAATTCCTGAGAATGCAATTAAAAATAAAATAGTTGTTTTGGGTATTTCGGAAGCAGGAATTACTGATATAAAGCCATCATCTATAGGATATATTCCTGGACCTTTCTTTCATTATACGTTTTTATCCAACTTTTTGAATCGTGATTTTGTGTTTCCTTCTGTAGGCTTCGATCTTATTTTTATGATTTTTTCTGGTATTATGATAATTTTTATTTTTCATTTTACGGAGAGCGTTTATTTGCGTGCCTTGGAATATTTATGTTTGATTTTTCTTTTAGTGATAGCTTCAATTTTGTGTTATGTATTAAAGCTGTATTTTCCAAACATATTTCAAATACTGCTATTTGTTGTCTTCTTTATAATTTTAAATGAAGTGTTTTTTATAGCCAAAAAGAGCAGAGAAGCAAGATTTATAAAAAGCATGTTTGATACATACGTTTCACCTGCCCTTCTGAAAATTATGGTTCAGCATCCTGAAAAGCTCAAACTTGGTGGTGAGAAAAGGGAAATTTCTGTTCTATTTGCGGATATTAGAGGGTTTACTACCATTTCCGAGAAATTAAGACCTGAGAAATTGGTTGAGTTGTTAAATCTTATTCTTACACCTCTTACAGATGTAGTGTTAAAAAACAGTGGAACTCTCGATAAATATATAGGTGATGCAATTATGGCCATCTGGAACGCGCCACTTAATGTGGATAAACATCCTGAAAAAGCAGTTGTATCTGGTTGGGAAATGATAGAGACTCTAAAGAATTTAAATAAAGAACTTAGAAACAAAGGATTTCCCGAAATTAAAATAGGAATTGGCATTAATACGGGTAGTGCTGTTGTAGGGAATATGGGTTCAAGCCAGCGTTTTGATTATACTGCAATTGGTGATACTGTTAACCTTGCATCAAGAATAGAAGGACTTAACAAGGTTTATGGAACGTGTATTTTGGCTTCTGAGAACAGTGTGAAACAAGTTGATTTTTCTAACCATTCTTTCTTTCCTGTAGAGATTGACAGTGTTACAGTTAAAGGTAAAGAGCAGCCGGTGAGAATTTATACATTTTTAAAAAGAACAGCTGAAAATTTTAGATTAAAAGAGAAGTATGAAAAAGCTCTGGAACTTTATCGGAGAGGTGAATTTAAAAGGGCTTTAAAGCGATTTGATGAGATTAGCCATTTTCCTCCAGCGGTAGAAATGGTAAGAAGATGTAGAATACTAATTGAACATCCACCGCAGAACTGGAATGGTGTATTCCACATGAAAACTAAATAG
- a CDS encoding UPF0280 family protein → MKKVRPEKRFYRQFVGRKGVSFEVSAGESDLWIYLPGIFSFSENLKKVILEYLILLRKQLEAYIKENPDFYSSLVPVKVDDLLLPEIVKTMLNASQKVGVGPMAGVAGAINYFVGKKLEGLGFSQYIIENGGDVLVFSKERRVLKLYTGNSKIDETIGLRIPEGKWGVCSSSSKIGHSLSFGNTTIATVVAEDVVVADCAATFLANSRTFEESVEKAKRLIGEKKIAGVFCVIGDKIVVNGNLEMVRIV, encoded by the coding sequence ATGAAGAAGGTAAGGCCGGAGAAGAGATTTTACAGACAATTTGTTGGAAGGAAAGGTGTATCTTTTGAAGTAAGTGCAGGTGAAAGTGACTTGTGGATATATCTGCCCGGGATTTTCTCTTTTTCTGAAAATCTTAAAAAGGTGATTTTAGAATATCTTATTTTGCTGAGAAAGCAACTTGAAGCTTATATAAAAGAAAATCCTGACTTTTATTCCAGCCTTGTGCCTGTAAAGGTTGATGATCTGTTGTTGCCGGAAATCGTAAAAACTATGTTGAATGCTTCTCAGAAAGTTGGTGTTGGACCAATGGCGGGCGTTGCTGGTGCGATAAACTATTTTGTAGGAAAAAAGTTGGAAGGGCTGGGCTTTAGCCAGTACATAATTGAAAATGGCGGGGATGTTTTAGTTTTTTCAAAAGAGAGAAGAGTTTTAAAGCTTTACACGGGAAATTCTAAAATAGATGAAACTATTGGATTGAGGATTCCTGAAGGAAAATGGGGCGTTTGTAGTTCTTCGAGCAAAATCGGACACTCTTTGAGTTTTGGAAATACTACAATAGCTACGGTTGTTGCTGAGGATGTAGTTGTTGCCGATTGTGCGGCAACTTTTCTTGCCAATAGCAGGACTTTTGAGGAGTCGGTCGAAAAAGCAAAAAGATTAATCGGAGAAAAAAAGATAGCAGGTGTTTTTTGTGTCATTGGAGACAAAATTGTTGTTAATGGAAATTTGGAAATGGTAAGAATAGTTTAA
- the proC gene encoding pyrroline-5-carboxylate reductase yields MNARVGFIGGGRMAEALIESIIASRKIKPCDINVSDVSEKRLCYLKQTFGINTFILNTEVVALSDIIVLAVKPQVMTAVLNEIKNAVIPQQLIVSIAAGYPIENIENILGKDKKIIRVMPNILVKVSEGTIAFSRNINVSDEEINLFKGLFSTAGEVIEVEEKLMDAVTGLSGSGPAFIFLMIEALADGGVRAGLPRDTALKLAAQTVKGSAEMVLKGEHPEVLKDSVISPAGTTAEGIAKLEEKGVRSAFIEAVFAAFKRSKEISELIKKW; encoded by the coding sequence ATGAATGCAAGGGTAGGATTTATTGGTGGTGGCAGGATGGCAGAGGCTTTGATTGAGTCAATTATTGCTTCACGTAAAATTAAGCCCTGCGATATAAATGTTTCTGATGTTAGTGAAAAGAGACTTTGTTATTTAAAGCAAACATTTGGGATTAATACTTTTATTTTGAACACGGAAGTCGTTGCTCTTTCGGATATTATTGTGCTTGCCGTCAAACCTCAAGTTATGACGGCCGTTTTGAATGAGATTAAAAATGCGGTTATTCCCCAACAGTTGATTGTTAGTATAGCTGCCGGTTATCCTATTGAAAACATTGAGAATATTCTCGGTAAAGATAAAAAGATTATCAGGGTTATGCCTAATATACTTGTTAAAGTTAGTGAGGGTACAATAGCTTTTAGCAGGAATATTAATGTTTCTGATGAGGAAATAAATCTTTTTAAAGGGCTATTCAGTACAGCAGGGGAAGTTATAGAAGTGGAAGAAAAGTTGATGGATGCTGTTACTGGTCTTTCAGGTAGTGGTCCTGCTTTTATATTCCTTATGATTGAGGCTCTTGCAGATGGTGGCGTTAGAGCAGGACTTCCAAGGGATACAGCTTTAAAATTAGCAGCTCAGACAGTTAAAGGTTCTGCGGAGATGGTTTTAAAGGGTGAACATCCAGAGGTTTTGAAGGATAGTGTTATTTCACCTGCCGGTACGACAGCTGAGGGGATAGCAAAGCTTGAAGAGAAAGGTGTTCGTTCTGCCTTTATAGAGGCGGTATTTGCTGCTTTTAAGCGTTCAAAGGAAATATCAGAACTTATAAAGAAGTGGTGA
- a CDS encoding tyrosine-type recombinase/integrase, giving the protein MRLFKRENGYWYIEYERNKRVSLKTKNKQKAIKLFKEFQALYYQRKAGIIRKSITLSDFLNEYIEWVSESRSQGTYKKILTITKQFLEFCGNIPIDALDVKLFDRYIIHLRKKKLSFQTINGHIRHLKAAFNKAVNWNYIDKNPIASYKLLKIQEKLPRFMMPEQIHKVASIIDNKILREIFYFLVYTGMRRGELVSLTWKQIDLKNGIIILDKTKNKKVRIIPIHPFLKRILLEKLEEDPDPRERVFPVKADFVTKGLKRYFRKAGIPEFRVHDLRHTFASLLAMEGVSLKIVKELLGHSDYKTTEIYAHIAEQTLFEAVKRLPSNLDNMEYTNYHK; this is encoded by the coding sequence ATGAGACTCTTTAAAAGGGAAAATGGCTACTGGTACATAGAATATGAAAGGAATAAACGCGTCAGCCTAAAAACAAAAAACAAACAGAAAGCTATTAAGCTTTTCAAAGAATTCCAGGCTCTTTACTATCAAAGAAAAGCCGGAATAATAAGAAAAAGCATTACACTATCAGATTTCCTAAATGAATACATAGAATGGGTATCTGAAAGTAGAAGTCAGGGAACTTATAAGAAAATACTCACTATTACAAAACAATTCCTGGAATTTTGCGGTAACATTCCTATTGACGCCCTGGACGTAAAATTATTTGACAGGTACATCATTCATTTACGAAAGAAAAAACTCAGCTTTCAAACGATAAACGGTCACATAAGACACCTTAAGGCTGCTTTTAATAAAGCTGTTAATTGGAATTACATAGATAAAAATCCTATAGCGTCATACAAACTTCTGAAAATTCAGGAAAAACTCCCGAGATTCATGATGCCTGAACAGATTCATAAAGTAGCTTCTATTATAGATAATAAAATATTGAGAGAAATTTTTTATTTTTTAGTTTACACAGGAATGCGAAGAGGAGAGCTGGTATCTCTTACCTGGAAACAAATAGACCTTAAAAACGGCATAATCATACTTGATAAAACAAAGAACAAAAAAGTACGAATAATACCCATACATCCATTCCTGAAAAGAATCCTTTTGGAAAAATTAGAAGAAGATCCTGATCCCAGAGAGAGAGTTTTTCCAGTAAAGGCTGATTTTGTGACAAAAGGGCTAAAGAGATACTTTCGTAAAGCTGGAATTCCAGAATTTCGGGTGCACGATTTGAGACATACGTTTGCTTCTCTTTTGGCAATGGAAGGAGTATCTCTAAAAATAGTTAAAGAACTCCTCGGACACTCTGACTATAAAACAACTGAAATATATGCTCACATAGCTGAACAGACATTATTTGAGGCAGTTAAAAGACTTCCCAGTAATCTTGACAATATGGAATATACAAATTATCATAAGTAG